The following coding sequences lie in one Arthrobacter sp. PGP41 genomic window:
- a CDS encoding Tex family protein — protein sequence MTQLPQAPSAPSPSTKPDDAIYSQIAAELGVKAWQVKAAVELLDGGSTVPFIARYRKEATGTLDDTQLRELDERLRYLRELADRRRSVLDAIEAQGQLTPELAKAILAADTKSRLEDIYLPFKSKRRTKAQIAREAGLEPLADALLKRPDLDPEREAAKYLNAEHAITDPAAALAGARAILVERVAQDPDLAATLRERLWTQGRMVSRVKKGKETDGQKFADYFEFAQAPAGMPSHRVLALLRGEKDGVLELDLAEADPTDDDGLAAARSRYEAAVARCLGVADRGRPADQWLVQTAQVAWRSRLLSRLTADLRGKLFAAAEDEAVRVFAANLRDVLLAAPAGNRATLGLDPGLRTGVKVAVVDGTGKVVATDTVYPHAPARKWDEALATLVRLARQHAVELIAIGNGTASRETDKLAAELIKRLPEVDRKPQKLVVSEAGASVYSASALAAAELPGMDVSLRGAVSIARRLQDPLAELVKIDPKSIGVGQYQHDVTASKLDRSLDAVVEDCVNAVGVDVNTASPALLSRVAGVGPLLSENIVAYRNEHGPFAKRTDLKKVPRLGAKAFEQCAGFLRITGGAEPLDASSVHPESYAVARKILAAAGSTPASSLDPRDFVDDALGLPTVQDILSELDKPGRDPRPAFAAATFSEGIEKISDLKPGMVLEGTVTNVAAFGAFVDVGVHQDGLVHVSAMANRFVSDPREVVKSGQVVRVKVLEADPDRKRISLTLRLDDEPSVGGPGSGRAGNSSRPRERGREKGGTPARNMPSPARSSAAPAAARKEAPVNTAMAEALRKAGLDK from the coding sequence GTGACTCAACTGCCGCAGGCCCCCTCCGCTCCGTCCCCGTCCACGAAACCGGACGATGCCATCTACTCGCAGATAGCCGCAGAGCTGGGTGTCAAGGCCTGGCAGGTGAAGGCCGCTGTTGAACTGCTCGACGGCGGATCCACCGTGCCGTTCATCGCCCGGTACCGCAAAGAGGCCACGGGGACGCTGGACGATACCCAGCTCCGCGAGCTCGACGAACGGCTCCGCTACCTCCGCGAACTAGCAGACCGCCGTCGTTCGGTGCTCGATGCGATCGAAGCGCAGGGGCAGCTGACTCCTGAACTGGCGAAGGCCATCCTTGCCGCGGACACGAAGTCCCGGCTTGAAGACATCTACCTGCCGTTCAAGTCCAAGCGGCGGACGAAGGCACAGATTGCGCGGGAGGCGGGCCTGGAGCCCCTGGCGGATGCCCTGCTCAAGCGGCCTGACCTGGACCCGGAACGCGAGGCCGCCAAGTACCTCAACGCCGAGCACGCCATCACCGACCCCGCTGCGGCGCTCGCCGGGGCGCGCGCCATCCTGGTTGAGAGGGTGGCGCAGGACCCTGACCTCGCGGCCACCTTGCGCGAGCGGCTGTGGACGCAAGGCCGCATGGTGTCCCGCGTGAAGAAGGGGAAGGAAACCGACGGCCAGAAATTCGCCGACTACTTCGAGTTCGCCCAGGCGCCCGCCGGGATGCCTTCCCACCGCGTCCTCGCATTGCTCCGCGGCGAGAAGGACGGCGTCCTTGAGCTGGACCTCGCCGAGGCGGATCCAACGGACGACGACGGCCTTGCCGCCGCGCGCTCGCGGTACGAGGCCGCGGTGGCCAGGTGCCTCGGGGTCGCCGACCGTGGCCGTCCCGCCGACCAGTGGCTGGTCCAGACCGCGCAGGTGGCATGGCGGTCACGTCTGCTGTCCCGTCTGACGGCGGATCTCCGCGGCAAACTGTTCGCTGCCGCCGAGGACGAGGCCGTCCGGGTCTTCGCCGCCAACCTGCGCGACGTACTGCTGGCCGCGCCCGCAGGGAACCGGGCCACCCTCGGCCTGGACCCGGGGCTCCGCACCGGCGTCAAAGTGGCTGTGGTGGACGGCACCGGCAAGGTGGTGGCCACGGACACCGTCTACCCGCATGCTCCCGCCCGGAAGTGGGACGAAGCATTGGCAACCCTGGTGCGGCTGGCGCGCCAGCACGCCGTCGAACTCATCGCCATTGGCAACGGCACGGCGTCGCGGGAGACTGACAAACTCGCGGCCGAGCTGATCAAGCGGCTGCCGGAAGTGGACCGGAAGCCGCAGAAGCTGGTGGTGTCCGAAGCCGGCGCGTCCGTCTATTCGGCGTCGGCCCTGGCAGCTGCCGAACTGCCGGGGATGGACGTGTCCCTTCGCGGTGCGGTCTCCATTGCCCGCCGTCTCCAGGACCCGCTCGCAGAGCTGGTAAAGATCGATCCGAAATCCATCGGTGTGGGCCAGTACCAGCACGACGTGACAGCCTCGAAACTGGACCGTAGCCTGGACGCCGTGGTGGAGGACTGCGTGAACGCCGTGGGCGTGGACGTCAACACTGCCTCGCCCGCGCTGCTCAGCCGCGTGGCCGGCGTCGGGCCCTTGCTGAGCGAGAACATCGTGGCTTACCGGAACGAACACGGGCCCTTCGCCAAGCGCACGGACCTGAAAAAGGTGCCGCGGCTCGGCGCCAAGGCGTTCGAGCAGTGCGCCGGCTTCCTCCGGATCACCGGGGGAGCGGAGCCGCTGGACGCATCCAGTGTGCATCCGGAGTCCTATGCCGTGGCGCGGAAGATCCTGGCTGCGGCCGGTTCCACGCCGGCCTCCTCCCTGGACCCGCGGGACTTCGTGGACGATGCGTTGGGCCTGCCCACGGTGCAGGACATCCTGTCCGAGCTGGACAAGCCGGGCCGGGACCCGCGTCCGGCGTTTGCGGCAGCCACCTTTTCCGAGGGAATCGAGAAGATCTCCGACCTCAAGCCCGGGATGGTGCTGGAAGGAACGGTGACCAACGTCGCTGCGTTCGGCGCATTCGTGGATGTGGGCGTCCACCAGGATGGTTTGGTCCACGTCTCGGCGATGGCGAACCGTTTTGTTTCCGATCCGCGGGAAGTGGTTAAGTCCGGCCAGGTGGTCCGGGTGAAGGTGCTGGAAGCGGATCCTGACCGGAAACGGATTTCGCTGACCTTGAGGCTCGACGACGAACCCTCCGTTGGCGGGCCGGGCTCAGGACGCGCCGGCAACAGTTCACGACCCCGGGAACGCGGCAGGGAGAAGGGCGGCACTCCGGCACGGAACATGCCGTCGCCAGCCCGTTCATCCGCGGCGCCGGCTGCCGCCAGGAAGGAAGCCCCTGTCAACACGGCCATGGCTGAGGCGCTGCGGAAGGCCGGCCTGGACAAGTAG
- a CDS encoding SDR family oxidoreductase, with translation MTILLAGCGDLGTEAGMRFHALGHRVVGWRRSPAKLPAAIEGAAADLSAPNLPPVPADTTAVVIAVAADSPTEEAYRAAYMDGLTHVLDALERDGVRPRRVLFVSSTAVYGDAGGGWVDENTPPRPGGFSGRVLLEAEQLLQATFSGTATTATSLRLGGIYGPGRTRLIDQVRGGTAVVPEDARYTNRIHRDDAAAAIVHLATMPPEPAPVYVGVDNDPADLGTVLRFLAAELGLEEPPVGDAGLARGGNKRCRNELLRSTGFQFAFPSFREGYRDILAGNGVRHP, from the coding sequence ATGACCATCCTTTTAGCCGGCTGCGGTGACTTGGGGACTGAGGCCGGGATGCGTTTCCACGCCCTTGGCCACCGGGTCGTCGGCTGGCGCCGTTCCCCTGCCAAACTGCCGGCGGCCATCGAAGGTGCAGCCGCGGACCTGAGCGCGCCCAACCTGCCGCCAGTCCCGGCGGACACCACCGCCGTCGTCATAGCGGTAGCTGCCGACTCGCCGACGGAGGAGGCCTACCGGGCCGCCTACATGGACGGTCTCACCCATGTGCTTGATGCCTTGGAACGCGACGGCGTCAGGCCCCGGCGGGTGCTCTTCGTTTCCTCCACGGCGGTTTACGGCGATGCCGGGGGCGGCTGGGTGGATGAAAATACGCCTCCCCGCCCGGGCGGGTTTTCCGGCCGCGTCCTGCTGGAAGCGGAGCAGCTGCTGCAGGCAACATTCAGCGGAACGGCAACCACTGCGACGTCCCTCCGGCTGGGCGGCATCTACGGACCTGGCCGCACCCGCCTGATCGACCAAGTCCGCGGCGGCACCGCCGTCGTCCCGGAAGATGCCAGGTACACCAACCGCATCCATCGCGACGACGCCGCTGCCGCCATCGTGCACCTGGCCACCATGCCTCCAGAACCGGCCCCCGTTTATGTCGGCGTGGACAACGACCCCGCCGATCTTGGGACGGTGCTGCGCTTCCTCGCCGCGGAGCTGGGGCTTGAGGAGCCACCCGTGGGTGATGCCGGGCTCGCACGGGGCGGCAACAAGCGCTGCCGCAACGAACTGCTGCGCAGCACGGGGTTCCAATTCGCGTTCCCCTCGTTCCGGGAGGGCTACCGGGACATCCTCGCCGGCAATGGGGTACGCCACCCATAG
- a CDS encoding LysM peptidoglycan-binding domain-containing protein — protein MKNTKFRTAARRGATVAAISVAGLAISATAANATTSTSTWDALAQCESGGNWATNTGNGYSGGLQFSPTTWAAYGGTGSAADASREQQIAVAEQVQASQGWGAWPSCAAQLGLSGGATGAVQAAPVQSAPVQAAQTAPVQSAPVAQAPAAKHATTVALSGETYTLQAGDTLSIVAQKLGVEGGWQHLADANTDTISDPNLVFEGQVIQLPA, from the coding sequence ATGAAAAACACCAAATTCCGTACTGCCGCGCGCCGCGGAGCCACTGTAGCCGCCATCTCCGTGGCAGGCCTGGCGATCTCAGCCACGGCGGCCAACGCCACCACCAGCACGTCCACCTGGGACGCGCTGGCACAGTGTGAGAGCGGCGGCAACTGGGCCACCAACACCGGGAACGGCTACTCCGGCGGACTGCAGTTCAGCCCCACCACCTGGGCTGCCTACGGAGGCACCGGCTCAGCCGCGGACGCCAGCCGGGAGCAGCAGATCGCCGTAGCCGAGCAGGTCCAGGCCTCACAGGGCTGGGGCGCCTGGCCGTCCTGCGCCGCGCAGCTGGGCCTGAGCGGCGGCGCCACCGGAGCCGTCCAGGCAGCGCCGGTCCAGAGCGCTCCGGTCCAGGCCGCGCAAACCGCTCCGGTCCAAAGCGCACCCGTTGCCCAGGCGCCGGCGGCAAAGCATGCCACAACAGTGGCCCTCAGCGGCGAGACCTACACGCTGCAGGCCGGTGACACCCTGAGCATCGTGGCCCAGAAGCTTGGCGTGGAGGGCGGCTGGCAGCACCTGGCCGACGCCAACACGGACACCATTTCTGATCCCAACCTTGTTTTCGAGGGTCAGGTCATCCAGCTCCCCGCGTAG
- a CDS encoding MSMEG_6728 family protein, which translates to MQTFLPYPDFRQSAAALDTARLGKQRVEALQTLRSLVLPGYGWQTHPAIRMWMGYVPALTLYGLAMVDEWTKRGHPDNTRANITEFAPQAAHPDYAAKIPMPPWLGDADFHLSHRSKLVRKEPKFYSSVFTDAIPEMDYIWPEPKHEFLPQEPEGDILWILRSPHHDVDPQTLNTVALPPVSRSSAAAAAAVLGDDDYSPVFLDDGSRRPSRQPRKAPPRQLVKKPTRKRLAQEEAFSTLPGKTPVAVPFEHGAKFAVGQVMGRPITLEDGRFGRNFTVTEIIDRSAFAYPALLQDPRVFFPVEAP; encoded by the coding sequence ATGCAAACCTTCCTTCCGTACCCCGATTTCCGGCAGAGCGCCGCCGCCCTGGACACCGCCAGGCTGGGCAAGCAGCGCGTCGAGGCGCTGCAGACGCTTCGATCCCTGGTGCTTCCGGGCTACGGCTGGCAGACCCACCCGGCCATCCGCATGTGGATGGGCTACGTGCCGGCCCTCACCCTGTACGGCCTGGCAATGGTGGACGAGTGGACCAAGCGCGGCCACCCCGACAACACCCGGGCGAACATCACCGAGTTCGCACCGCAGGCCGCGCACCCGGACTATGCGGCGAAGATTCCGATGCCGCCGTGGCTTGGGGATGCTGATTTCCACCTCAGCCACCGCTCCAAGCTGGTGCGCAAGGAACCGAAGTTCTACAGCTCAGTGTTCACCGATGCAATCCCCGAGATGGACTACATCTGGCCGGAGCCCAAGCATGAGTTCCTGCCGCAGGAGCCCGAGGGCGACATTCTGTGGATCCTCCGTTCACCGCACCACGACGTCGACCCCCAGACGCTGAACACGGTGGCGCTTCCGCCGGTGAGCCGGAGCTCCGCGGCCGCAGCGGCGGCCGTTCTTGGCGACGATGACTACTCACCTGTCTTCCTCGACGACGGATCCCGCCGTCCTTCCCGGCAGCCCCGGAAGGCGCCGCCCAGGCAGCTGGTCAAGAAGCCAACCCGCAAACGCCTCGCACAGGAGGAAGCGTTCTCGACGCTGCCGGGCAAAACCCCGGTGGCCGTTCCGTTCGAGCACGGCGCGAAGTTCGCGGTGGGACAGGTGATGGGCCGGCCCATCACGCTGGAGGACGGCAGGTTCGGCAGGAACTTCACTGTTACTGAAATCATTGACCGCTCCGCTTTTGCCTACCCGGCCCTTCTCCAGGACCCGCGAGTCTTCTTCCCGGTTGAGGCGCCGTAA
- a CDS encoding ZIP family metal transporter produces the protein MMMSLWFGVIASSALVLGAFIGVRFELPKRLLAMLLAFAAGSLITALAFELFQDAYERGGILRAAIGLMLGAVVFTVLSALLDRWAQAGDQKQAKAADEFQGSAKLDTDAAASDKRPTSASTGGAAGLALLAAVTLDGVPENLALGISLGEGTGGLALLAAIFVSNFPEALVGSASMRSQGRSAGSIIGLWVSCAVLLVIAVVIGAGPLSGTDPEAISIPLAFAAGAVIASLADTLMPEAYEHGGPAVALSTAAGFVLAFILSLA, from the coding sequence ATGATGATGTCGCTGTGGTTTGGCGTCATAGCATCCAGCGCTCTCGTCCTGGGTGCGTTCATCGGCGTACGGTTCGAACTTCCCAAACGGCTCCTTGCCATGCTCCTGGCCTTCGCGGCCGGATCGCTCATCACTGCCCTGGCTTTCGAACTGTTCCAGGACGCCTACGAACGCGGCGGCATCCTCCGCGCAGCCATTGGTTTGATGCTGGGTGCCGTCGTCTTCACGGTTCTGAGCGCTTTGCTGGACCGGTGGGCACAGGCCGGAGACCAGAAGCAGGCCAAGGCGGCGGACGAGTTCCAGGGCAGCGCCAAACTGGATACCGACGCTGCGGCGAGCGACAAACGCCCAACCTCTGCCTCGACGGGCGGAGCGGCAGGCCTGGCATTGCTGGCGGCCGTCACCTTGGACGGCGTCCCGGAAAACCTTGCCCTCGGAATCTCTTTGGGAGAAGGAACGGGCGGCCTGGCGCTGCTGGCCGCCATCTTTGTATCGAACTTCCCTGAAGCCCTGGTAGGTTCAGCTTCGATGCGGAGCCAGGGCCGGTCTGCAGGCAGCATCATCGGGCTGTGGGTGTCATGTGCCGTTCTGCTGGTCATCGCCGTCGTTATCGGAGCCGGCCCCCTGTCCGGTACCGATCCCGAGGCAATATCAATACCGCTGGCATTTGCTGCCGGCGCGGTGATCGCATCCCTGGCGGACACCCTGATGCCGGAAGCCTACGAACACGGCGGCCCCGCGGTGGCCCTCAGTACTGCCGCAGGATTTGTCCTGGCGTTCATACTCTCGCTCGCCTGA
- a CDS encoding DUF1622 domain-containing protein: protein MDFRHIIETVGEFVDFAGVAVMVIGALISIPLALRGHQPRKLPAGAEKLTLYRSYRQLLGRSILLGLELLVAADIIRTVAVTPTFESVGVLAVIVLIRTFLSFSLELEITGRWPWQKESRESGDPAGAPAG from the coding sequence ATGGATTTTCGGCACATCATTGAAACGGTCGGCGAGTTCGTCGATTTTGCGGGGGTGGCCGTGATGGTGATCGGGGCCCTCATCTCCATCCCGCTCGCGCTTCGCGGCCACCAGCCCCGCAAACTGCCCGCCGGCGCCGAAAAGCTGACGTTGTACCGCTCCTACCGTCAGCTGCTGGGCAGGTCCATCCTCCTGGGACTTGAGCTGCTGGTGGCCGCAGACATCATCCGCACCGTCGCCGTCACCCCAACCTTCGAAAGTGTCGGCGTTCTCGCCGTCATCGTGCTGATCCGGACGTTCCTCAGTTTCTCGCTGGAGCTGGAAATCACCGGGCGCTGGCCGTGGCAGAAGGAGTCCCGGGAGTCCGGCGACCCCGCGGGCGCCCCCGCAGGCTAA
- a CDS encoding YqjF family protein, with protein MDQQWADAIFLHWRIPENVAARFMPPGVQPDLFDGSSWVGLIGFRMENAGIGRGPGIPYLGSFNEVNVRLYSREPDGTRGVVFLSLDADRLPVVVAARAAGIPYVWSRIRYSQMRPPGNEAFGFSVRRFRQGARSSFAVEPRSGAAVDDPLSIFLTARFGMHGAFRRRSIYIPNTHEPWPLRRASLHHVQDELIASAGIGVSGPPESVLFSPGVRTQFGRPRLMGSPRHPAVA; from the coding sequence ATGGACCAGCAGTGGGCCGACGCCATATTCCTTCATTGGCGCATCCCGGAAAACGTCGCAGCCCGTTTTATGCCCCCTGGAGTGCAACCGGACCTCTTCGACGGCAGTTCATGGGTGGGGCTTATCGGTTTCCGCATGGAGAACGCCGGAATCGGACGCGGCCCCGGGATCCCGTACCTGGGCAGCTTCAATGAGGTCAACGTGCGCCTCTACTCGCGGGAACCCGACGGAACCCGGGGCGTGGTTTTCCTGAGCTTGGACGCGGACCGGCTGCCCGTGGTTGTGGCGGCCCGGGCAGCGGGAATTCCCTATGTGTGGTCGCGGATCCGCTATTCCCAGATGAGGCCGCCGGGCAATGAAGCATTCGGATTTTCGGTCAGGCGCTTCAGGCAAGGGGCACGGAGCAGCTTCGCCGTCGAACCCCGGTCCGGTGCCGCAGTCGACGACCCGTTATCCATCTTTCTGACGGCGAGGTTCGGCATGCACGGTGCATTCCGCAGGCGGAGCATCTACATTCCCAACACCCATGAACCATGGCCTCTGCGCCGCGCCAGTCTGCACCATGTGCAGGATGAACTGATTGCCTCAGCGGGTATCGGGGTGAGCGGGCCGCCTGAATCGGTCCTGTTTTCGCCTGGCGTGCGGACCCAGTTCGGACGGCCGAGGCTGATGGGGAGCCCCCGCCACCCTGCGGTTGCCTAG